The proteins below come from a single Molothrus ater isolate BHLD 08-10-18 breed brown headed cowbird chromosome 3, BPBGC_Mater_1.1, whole genome shotgun sequence genomic window:
- the LOC118685723 gene encoding gallinacin-11-like: MKLFSCLMALLLFLLQAVPGLGLPRDTSRCLEYHGYCFHLKSCPEPFAAFGTCYRRRRTCCVDTTSNFHICQDEGGHCVPPEIRCLQEQEGLCPRRGWKCCTEV; this comes from the exons ATGAAGCTCTTCTCCTGCCTCATggctctcctgcttttcctcctccaggctgttccag GTCTCGGCTTGCCCAGGGACACCTCGCGTTGTTTGGAATACCACGGCTACTGCTTCCACCTGAAATCCTGCCCGGAGCCCTTCGCTGCCTTTGGCACCTGCTATCGGCGCCGGAGGACCTGCTGTGTTG ACACCACATCCAACTTCCACATCTGCCAGGATGAGGGGGGCCATTGTGTGCCCCCAGAAATCAGATGCCTGCAAGAGCAGGAGGGGCTCTGCCCTCGCAGGGGATGGAAGTGCTGCACAGAAGTGTGA
- the LOC129046649 gene encoding gallinacin-13-like, producing MRILQLLLAVLVILLLQSAPARGLSDTQQCRNNRGHCRRLCFHMERWEGSCSSGRLRCCR from the exons ATGAGGATTCTCCAGCTGCTCTTGGCAGTCCTTGtcattctcctcctccagagcGCTCCGG ccagaggcCTTTCAGACACCCAGCAGTGCAGAAACAACCGTGGCCACTGTCGGAGGCTCTGCTTCCACATGGAGCGCTGggaagggagctgcagcagcggcCGCCTGCGCTGCTGCCGGTGA